Genomic window (Sulfurimonas sp.):
GTTACTCAGGATTATGACGGGCAGATAAGTGCTGTTGGAATATCAAGAAACTATAAAGAGTCAAAAATAAAAAGTAAGACTTATACAAATGCTTTCGAATATCTTTCTAGCGTATCAGATGCTTTCGGCTCACAGATGCATCTACTTAAAATTGATAATTACGCAAACTTAACCATAAATAAATCTTCTAAAATGTCTAAATTCAGTGAGGCTATCGCCTTAGTTAAAACTCCATCAAATGGTTACTTTGTTGGTGGTTATACACTAGATGGTTCACTCCTAATTTTAAAACTTGACTCAAGTGGTACTCCTATTTTTACTAAAATGTTTGGCACAAAAAATTATGACAGGATGAGTAATCTTATACGACTTCGTGATGGCGGTGTTTTAGCTATTGGTAGTTCTATAACATCTCGTTCTAGCCATGATTCTCTCTTTGAAACTGGACTTGGTTTAAATGATATTTACTTAACTAGATTTAGCAAAGATGGTAGAAAACTTTGGAGCAAAAAATACGGAACTATGTATGATGACAGAGGTATAGATGCTGTTGAAGCTTTTGATGGTTCTATCTTAGTTCTTAGCACAACTAGTTATGAGAAAAATAAAAATATAACACTTATGCGCATAACAGAAAATGGAAATAAGATTTGGTTGAAACATTACAAAACTGATGGTGTTATCACTCCTCATAAAATCATAAAACTTAGAGATAACAACTTTTTACTATCACTCTCACATAAAGATGATATGAACAAAGATCAGATTAGACTTATAAAATTTGACCTTCAAAAAAATGTTCTTATTGACACAACGATTTCTACCACTTACGCTAGTGGTTTAAAGGATATAAAAGAGTACTCTGATGGCTCACTCATAGGGGTAGGTTATGTAAGAGATGCTTACAATACAGATGCCTTAGTAATGCTATTTGACTCTAGTTTAGGTATGTTACACCAAGAACATTTTGGTGATGAGAACTATGATATTTTTAACGCAGTTACAATTCTAAGAAACTCTCAAGCAGCCGCGGCAGGGATAAACACGCATAAAGATTCTCAAAGCTCAAATATGTGGGTTGTAAAGTTAAATAGAGATGCAACAATAGCCCAAAAATCAACAAAAGTTATAAACATTTACGAAGAACTTATAGAGTTATTTAAACAAGAGATAGCATCTTATAAAATAGTGATAAAAAAAGATTTAAGTATTGAGTTTATAGACCATAATTTATATTTTAAAGTTTCTAAATTTGAACTTACTACTCAGCAAAAAAATTATTTGAATAATTTTTCAAATAAACTCATACCATTTCTTAAAAAATACCAATCATATATAGAAGTCCTAGAAATAAATGGTCATACTTCTAGTGAATGGGGTGGAGCAAAGTTTACTTCTAGATACTTAAAAAATGAAAAATTATCTATGAGTCGTTCATATTCAACTCTTAGTTATATATTTAAAAATCAAAACCTGAAAACACAAAAATGGCTAACAAATATACTCAAAGGTAGTGGTTTTAGCTATTCCAAAAATGTTATGCAAGGAAAATATGAGGACAAAGACAAGTCCAGAAGAGTATCTTTTAAGATACTATTGAACTAGCTCTAAAACTTAAACGAACTTTATCTTGTTTTAGTTTTTTATATAGTTTATATTTTGCTTTTTCTAACTCTTCTTCATTAATAGACATAACATCTATTAGTTCTTTTACTTCCATTTGAGCACTATCCATTGCAAATAGTTTTAACTCTTTTTTTGTAAGTTTAGATTTTAATACACCATATAAAATCTTATCATCCTCTATAAAACTTTCAATGTCCATCTTGCAAAATCTTGCAAGCATCTGTCTAAAGTTATTCTCATCGTTATACTGTTTCCAAACTGAATTTTCTAGCATCTATATATTCCTATTATTAATTTCTTCTAATATTTTTGTTAAATCTTTTTCTTTTATAATGATATTTGCTTCTTTTTCTAGAACCTCTCTAGCACAAAAAGCTACTCTTGTCCCAGCATGAGCGAACATACTCAAGTCATTTGCTCCATCACCACAAACTAATGTTTCTTCTTGTGTAATGCCAAGTATGTTTTGAAGTCTTACTAGCATATCACCTTTTGAAAAGTTAAACATCATATCTCCGCCAACAAGCCCTGTAAGTTTGCCATCTTTATGATGAAGCACATTTGCAAAATCAGCGTCATAGCCTAAGATGTCTTTCGCAAAACCTGTGGCAGTTCTAAAACCACCACTAAAACAAACTACTTTTATACCTCGTTTTTTTAGCTCTTGTATTAACTCAACTGCACCATTCATATATGGTAAATTATGGCTTATTTTTTCAACTATTGATAAGTCTAAACCTTTTAAAAGTCCCACGCGTTGTTGTAAAGATTCAAAAAAATCAAGTCTTCCACTCATTGCTTCTTCTGTTATACGAGAAACTTCTTCACCAATTCCTAATTCTTCAGCAAAAAAGTCTATCGTTTCACCGTCCATCAGGGTAGAATCAAAATCAAATACAGCTAGTTTTAGCATTTATATCACTCACTTTTGTTATAATGTCGCAATTATAGCCAATTATATAGATTTAGGATTTTTTTTGTTTGATATACTTATGAATAAATTGCAAAACAGCACATATATTACCCTTGAAACTACACCAGCTCACTCACCTACTTTTGCTCCAATAATTGAGAAAATCGAAGCTTTAGGACTGCAAAATTATGTAGATGCTTTTACAACAACAGACAATCCTTTAGCAAAACTAAAGTACAACTCTCTTTTTGCTGCTAAAATGTTACAAGACAAGTTTAATAAGCCTGTAATCGCAACAATGAGCATGAGAGATAGAAATAAAATAGCCTTGCAGTCTGATTTACTTGGTTCAAATGAAGTAGATATACGAGCAATTTTAGCACTGACTGGTGACCCTGCTACAATCTCAGACCAACCTCATGCCAAGGGTGTTTTTGAAGCAGATAGCACACTTTTGCTAGATATAATAGCCTCTTTTAATAGCGGACTTAGTTATGCTGGAAAGCCTTTTGTTCATAAACCAAAATATATTTACCCTTTTGCTGTTGTAAATTCTTATGCCAAAAATCCTAAAACACTTCAAAAAAAGATGCAAAAAAAGATACGACATGGAGCAAAAGGCATAATATCTCAACCTTTATATAGTTTAGAAAATGCAAAAAAACTCTTAGACATACATGCAAGTGCAAATAAAGAATCTCAAAAATACAACAAACACTCAGAGTTGATTTTTGGCATCTTCCCCATCACAAAACTAAGAACCGCTCAGTTTTTATCTGCTCATGTACCGGGAATTAATGTTCCAAACTCTTGGATAGAAGCCCTACGAGTTGCAAATAAGAAGGGCGAAGAAGAAGAGTACAAAGTTGGATTTGAACTTAGTAAAAATCTTTTTGATTCGCTTAAAGAGTATCATCCAAAAATTCACTTAATGACAGCAAACCAATTTAAATTGGCTCACGATATATTAAAATAAACAGGAAAATTATGATTGACTTAAAACTACTACAAAAAGATTTTGAAAGTGTAAGTAAAAAACTACAAAGAAAAGGTGTAGAAATAGAACTTATTGAGAGTTTAAAACTCAAAAGTGAAGAACTAAAAAAAGCAAAAGTAAACTTTGAAACACTTCAAGCCTTACAAAATTCTATGAGCAAAGAATTTGGTGCTTACAAAAGAGA
Coding sequences:
- the serB gene encoding phosphoserine phosphatase SerB → MLKLAVFDFDSTLMDGETIDFFAEELGIGEEVSRITEEAMSGRLDFFESLQQRVGLLKGLDLSIVEKISHNLPYMNGAVELIQELKKRGIKVVCFSGGFRTATGFAKDILGYDADFANVLHHKDGKLTGLVGGDMMFNFSKGDMLVRLQNILGITQEETLVCGDGANDLSMFAHAGTRVAFCAREVLEKEANIIIKEKDLTKILEEINNRNI
- a CDS encoding methylenetetrahydrofolate reductase — its product is MFDILMNKLQNSTYITLETTPAHSPTFAPIIEKIEALGLQNYVDAFTTTDNPLAKLKYNSLFAAKMLQDKFNKPVIATMSMRDRNKIALQSDLLGSNEVDIRAILALTGDPATISDQPHAKGVFEADSTLLLDIIASFNSGLSYAGKPFVHKPKYIYPFAVVNSYAKNPKTLQKKMQKKIRHGAKGIISQPLYSLENAKKLLDIHASANKESQKYNKHSELIFGIFPITKLRTAQFLSAHVPGINVPNSWIEALRVANKKGEEEEYKVGFELSKNLFDSLKEYHPKIHLMTANQFKLAHDILK